In Eriocheir sinensis breed Jianghai 21 chromosome 18, ASM2467909v1, whole genome shotgun sequence, the genomic stretch CGCCTGGTAACTGTTACTTGGTATTGTGTATGAATGATTTAGTTATATGACTGACACTTTGTGTATTAAGTTATTCTTTCTCTTGACAGCTTTTAATTATGTTCATACAGAGTCTCTGTTTTGGAATTGTGTCCTTCCTGATGTCACAAGGCAGAGCTGGGATTTGAGCCTCCTTGCCCTGGCTCTTCACCTCCAGGACTTGACCAATAGACTTATATGAACACTAAGCTACAACACCTCACTTAGTGTATTATGTTTATGCTTGCACTGCCTGATACAAGTAACACCTATAGAATGGAGGCTTAACGACCACAGTGATAAGCAATTTTATCTGTTAGTCAACTCACTTTAGTGTCCTGAGTGCGTTGTTTTGGGAGAGGGCATTGCAAAGTGGATCGAGGTGTCTGTCCGAGAGGGCAACATTAGCCATACTTAAACTCTCCAGCTTTGTGTTGCTCTCCAGAGCTTCAAAGAGGCGCTTCAGCTGTTCGTCAGAGATGTTCTGCAAGACAAAGAAATGTTTAAGGTGCAATGAAAGCCTCTTGAGATATGACAATCCTTACTGCAGGTTGTCTtacttttgatatatattatatatatatatatatatatatatatatatatatatatatatatatatatatatatatatatatatatatatatatatatatatatatatatatatatatatatatatggtcttAATCCCTTAGTCAGTCTAAGTCAAGTAGAGGTGTGGGGTGGTTGGGAGAACAGATGGTTGATAGGGCtgagaaataagttaagaaacaCAAGAAAGGCATAGATAGTGAAATATAAAGCTCCTTGGCCTGTTATTAAAGCTTAGTCTGTTGATGATTTCTAAAAAATCTGTTTATGTGACGTCTTTCCAGCTCACCCTGATGTTGTTAAAGTTGAGGTCCTTGCAGTTGGAGTCGTCATCCTTGACTTTCTTGATACTATCCTCAACGTCTGTATCATTGGGTGGCTCAACAGGCAGAGCCTTGAACTTGGTGGCCTTGGTGATGCCGCCCCAGCCCACGCCCAGCGGCCGGCCCTTGTTGAGCAGCGACGCGTGGTACTGTTCCTGGTTCATCATGGAGTGGAAACCCAGGATGGCTGCAAGGTGGGGAGGAGTTAACAAGTGGAGTCCAGTAATACTTAATCACAAgtctatacacacatacatgggGATACTGATGCTCCTTGACTTATAATGCTTTCACATACAATGTTTTTACTGTATAATAGTACAATAGCAGAAGCATTCAGTAAAATCCATGCTGTAGATTTTGCCTTTCAATCTGTTTTCCAATCAACAGGCTTCATACTAGATTATTTTGACCATTTGTGGAATATGATAAGTGCTCTGAGTGCATTTGAGACAGGCTAGGCTAGGCTGGGCTGTGAATTTGACTTGCAACATTTTTGGCTTTTATAATGCTGTCATAAGTTAAAGAGTATCTGTATTAGATAGGTATTATATGAGACATTAAGCATACACAAAAATATGAGGAGAATACATGAGAACAGTCTGGCTACACATTGCAGTTCCTGTGAACTTGTCCTTTCCGTCCATGTATCTATCTAACCTTCATTAGAAATCTTTGTCCTGGTGCACTACTACCAACTCTACTTTCAACTactgcctccctcaccctccttacACAACTACCTTCACTAATTCTCCCCCCTGGAAAAAAAGCTTTATTGAGTCAAACAAAACCAGTCAGTCAACTAATTCGTATTTTTGACTActgcctccctcatcttccttgtgCCACCACCCTCACCCATCTTCCCTGCTGCTAAGAGAAGATTTATTGAGTCAAAACAAAACCAATCAGTCTATGAACTCTTATTTTTGACTactgcctccctcaccctcctcataTCTCTACCTTCACCTATCCtacccactgaaaaaaaaaaaagaaatgactcGAGCAAGACCAATCCCTAGCACCATATtacagcagccactataaacaaaattcacctGCACCATTAATGGGCTACAgtcatccaagaggcccctcaagagagcctaccaatGCTCTACACAGCACTTAAAAAATCAGTCATTCGTTACCTGCGAGGTCGACAATCTCGTCCTCAGTGGCTGTGTTGAGGACGGACGCAAACTCTTCGTCAaggtccacctccacctcctgagCCACGGCATCGTCATCCTCCTGGGGCtccgggggcggcggcggcacccACTGAGGACACATAGGATGAGGTAATGGTCACTAATGGTTCGCCTCCTACCAATCAGCGCTCGTGCCAGGATAAACAGAGATATTACTGCAGGAAATTGGACTGATGTGTAAAAATAAACTAGTGGTATAAAAGAGACTGCttctattaatctctctctctctctctctctctctctctctctctctctctctctctctctctctctctctcacactgttTGTCTCACCTTCTTGCCCCTGACAGTGCCGGCAACATAGGGGACGAGGTCAGGTCTGTCGGGTTCATTGATGGCTTGATCGTTGATGTGGTCAATCAGCTTCTTGCGGTCGAGGGGTCCCGTCGCCTCCTTGCTGCACTTGTAACTGTTGCGTTCACTTGGTGGGATCAAGGAGTCCTGCAATGCCAGAGGTTTAAAGTATGGTTTGAATACTACATTGTGTTATTACAGGGAGAAAATCACATAATACAGAGAATTTTGGGTTTTGAGTGAAGTCTGAGTGGATTAGGTTATCATAggaaagaaattatgaaagacAATTGTTTTGCACGTGAATTGTGGAAAATTTTGTACTCAGAGAGAAAATTCAATGCAACACGAATGGGTTTTTCAGTTTGTTTCATGTACCAAGGGTTGTTATATAGGAAGGAAACTATGCAGAGTAGATTATTTTAGTATATCACGATAACTTGTGTATTAAATCACAATTAGCAATCAGTGGCTCCTGGAACACAGAAATTTTTTAATGCAGTTCAAGTATGGTGTATCATTAAAGGATGTTCTATAATATGGAAACATTGACTTactatgtaaagaaaaaaaatatacattttaATCTCAATAAGTAATTCACAGTTCAGTGTCATAGATTTGTGAGAATGCAGATTAATGTAAAATTTTAAAATCTCAAGGACAAGAAGCTTTAATTAACTCCAGAGTGCAGGTACATTCAGCCAGTGCATGGTGCCAAGGCAACTCTGGTAATCTTGTCGTGCATGCCTGTGAGCTGAAGGCATGATTGTGCTAATGTGACCAGCACAGTTTTACTTATATCAAACACTCAATATTACTCTATATTACTGATATTTGTAACATTAATATCAACAATATCACTACCACTAGAACTACTGATATCACTTATTTAAAGGGACTTACACTTCAATCTGTTAGCAGCTActataaaaaacaacacaaaacatttttacatctactactactactactgctcttcctcctccccctactattactactactactactactattgttattactactacaactaccaccaccaacactcacGTCAGGATCCACCTCGCCCGCCAGCATCTCCAGCTCTTCGGGCGACAGTTGCTCCAGGATGTCATCGATGTCAAGTTCCTCATACTGACTGAGGTCCTTGCCGAAGAGCTTGGTAGTGGCCATCTCCTGtaggggaagatggagagaagccGTGAGGAGAGCAtcgtgaggggaagggagtgtgggGCTTTGTGAGGATGTATCAGGTGAAGTGTTATTTTCCATGAAgttgttggtgttgtgttgtAAAGTGGTGGACTGAAGTGCAAAAATAAACTAGTGTTATAAAAGAGACTGCTTTAATtagtgtttctctctttctttaatatGAGTAATACCTACTAgttaaagaagacaaaagaagaaggaagcaaaagggagaagagggaggagaggaaaaagaaaaaagaaaaagaaaaaaagaaaaagaaaaaagggagaaagggactaAGGGAGGTAACATTAATTAGTATGATGGAGTGTGTTCTAGATGATCCTATTACTTATCTATTGCTGTGGTCAAGTCGACAGATCAAGGGGCATAAAACAATTACCTCATACAACccacaaaaatgaagaaaatgttaatggaaaaaaaaggagaatttgGTGCATTGATACTCTTTatggtatatagtttttttttttcctcactggtAATCTGATTATTATACATCTCTACCATTCTAGTTTTTATACATTTCTTGTTGCTCTGTTGGGTTGAGTTGAGGACGCTGAAAATATTATGAAACACTTCCTAAATAATACATCAGATAGTGTTGTTcttatgtttgtgtgttgtgtttgagGCAGCGAAACATTTATGAATCACATGTGTTGAGTTGAGGACGCTGAAAAGATTACGTATATGAAACACTTCCTAAACAAACATCAGATAGAGTGTTGTTCTTATGTTTCTGTGTTGTGTTCGAGGCATCAAAACATTACATCTCCACCTTTCTAGCTTTTAAACATTTCCTTTTgctctgttgtgttgtgttgaggaCGCTTTAAAGATTATAAAACACTTACTTCCTAACATACATCAGATAGTGTTGTACTTGTGTTCGTGTGTTGTGTTTGCGGGATAGAAACATATATGAATCACGAACTCTCTGCATGTACCAGGCATCACGTTATTGTATCAGATAGGGTATCACAGACAGGCCAATCCCTCGGGCCTCACTCAAGATTAGATAAGGAGGGCAGTGGAGTCATGCAGGGCGCGGTGAGAGCACTCTGGGTCTGTCTGGTTAATGGAATGTTCGTTTGGCCATGCTGTTAGTGCTGGTGGTTGTTGATTTATATACCTAACTAGTGCTGGTGACCTGGTGTTGTTGATTTATATACCtaactatctttctgtctgtgccTGTTTACCTAGCTATTTATTTGCATACTAAATTAGCTATTCATCTATATATCTCGTtacctatttttttgtttttttacatcaaaggagacggctcaagggcagcaaaaagagtgaagaaaaaaaagcccgctactcaccgctcctatgcaactatttatctagctatctatttaccaatctatctatatttttctctatatctAATCTATTTACCTACCTATCCATCATATTAGGTTCCTAGGTATCCATCTATTTAAGTATCTATTTACCCATCAATTTATTCATCTAACTAGCAACTTATTTACCTAACCATCGACTTATCTACTTATTTACCTCGCCATCAACCTCTATATATAtgatttttcgttttcatttcaaGGTACAAAGTGCAAGCGGTAGAATGTGCGATTATATGGTCTGGGACTGGGACacaaactgaaaataaaaagtgTTCTATTCTACcgttgtatctttttagtttcctggtgctacttccacatgtatccaaagttgtataatcacactctgtactgcctgggggttgggatggcatgttcctctcttctcctttgttgtttacttgcaacaataaactatcaatcaatcaatcatacgCCATTTCCAAATCTTTACGGCTATCCAAGACACTCACCAGACGCGACACCCGCGATAACTATCCATTGATGGTTGTTGTACGCTGTTTCTGGAGGACCGAATGCATAAACGTGTATATAATATTTCTGCAGCATGATGGAACCATGCAATTACGTTCCTCTTCTCCCGGTCTTCCGCACCGCTCTGACCTTTACTGAACAATGATAACGACTCGCTCTTCATTCGTTTTTCGTGTCAAAGAGCCTAATTGAGTTACTATTAGGTATAATGGAAAAGAAGTCTTCcctaatttttttcctcttcttgtcatAATCTCGCCTTGCTCTCAACACGGCTACTTCCTCCTTGTCGCTGCAGCTGCTGACGATGACGCAAGGGGTGGTAAAATTATACCTCACGAATCGCCTCATGTTTTTTCGTGTCCAGGAGCCTAATTAAACTGATGCGCTGGCTTGTTATAATCTTGCCTTGCTCTCAACACGGCTACTTCCTCCTCGTagctgctgctgctaatgatgacgatgacgcaAGGGTTGGTAAAATTATAGCTCACGACTCGCTTTTTCGTGTCCAGGAGCCTAATTAAACTGATGCGCGGGTTTGTTGTTATAATCTCGCCTTGCTCTCAACACGGCTACTTCCTCCTTGTcgctgctgctgctaatgatgacgatgacgcaAGGGGTGGTAAAATTATACCTCACGACTCGTTCCGTCCCTCCCACCGTCTCCTCGCATTCTACTACACACCCACGCCTCGCCCGACCCACTCACCTTCGCTTTGGCCTTTACCCAGCCTACGCATTCCCCTCCCATCTATGATCTGGCCCTTTTCCCGCAGTACCTAAGACAATGTTCCACTCTACCtatgtcccctccctccttcccttcccttcccttctctcaacaTTTTCCGCCATGTCTAACTTATTTTCCGCCCTAACAAGACCATTTTCCGTCCTGTATGTGTTATTTCCCGCCCTAACAAGACCATTTTCCGCCCTGCACGTGTCATTTATCGCCCTAACAAGACCATTTTTCGCCCTGCATGTGTTTTTTCCCGCCCTAACAAGACCATTTTCCACCCTGTATGTGTTATTTATCGCCCTAACAAGACCATTTTCCACCCTGTATGTGTTATTTCCCGCCCTAACAAGACCATTTTCCACCCTGTATGTGTTATTTATCGCCCTAACAAAGCCATTTTCCACCCTGTATGTGTCATTTATCGCCCTAACAAGACCATTTTCCACCCAGTTTGTGTAATTTCCTGCCCTATCTACGCCATTTATCGCCCTAACAAGACAATATTCCACCCTGTATGTATCAATTATCGCCCTAACAAGACCATTTTCCACCCTGTATGTGTTATTTCCCGCCCCACCAAGACCATTTTCCACTCTGTATGTGTTATCTACTTTCTCCACCTCACGGCTTCCCACACAGGTTCCATTCCACCCTAAGACGAGATCAAGGAATAAAGCCTCGGacgaatagggaaggaaagataatgcTAAAAAGAAGACCCAGAAATCATAATACGACGAGATCAAGGAATAAAGAATCGGAGCAAGGAACGAACATGATTATAAAAATGGTACAGAGAAATCCATTGAACGAGATCAAGGAATAGAGAATCGGACCAAGGAACGAACATGATTATAACAATGGTACAGAGAAATCCATTGAACGAGATCAAGGAATAGAGAATCGGAACAATGAACGAACATGATTATAACAATGGTACAGAGAAATCCATTGAACGAGATCAAGGAATAAAGAATCGGACCAAGGAACGAACATGATTATAACAATGGTACAGAGAAATCCATTGAACGAGATCAAGGAATAGAGAATCGGACCAAGGAACGAACATGATTATAACAGTGGTACAGAGAAATCCATTGAACGAGATCAAGGAATAAAGAATCGGACCAAGGAACGAACATGATTATAACAGTGGTACAGAGAAATCCATTGAACGAGATCAAGGAATAGAGAATCGGACCAAGGCGAACATGATTATAACACTGGTACAGAGAAATCCATTGAACGAGATCAAGGAATACAGAATCGGACCAAGGAACGAACATGATTATAACAGTGGTACAGAGAAATCCATTGAACGAGATCAAGGAATAAAGAATCGGACCAAGGAACGAACATGATTATAACAGTGGTACAGAGAAAGCCATTGAACGAGATCAAGGAATAAAGAATCGGACCAAGGAACGAACATGATTATAACATTGGTACAGAGAAATCCATTGAACGAGATCAAGGAATAAAGAATCGGACCAAGGAACGAACATGATTATAACAGTGGTACAGAGAAATCCATTGAACGAGATCAAGGAATAGAGAATCCGACCAAGGAACGAACATGATTATAACAATGGTACAGAGAAATCCATTGAACGAGATCAAGGAATAGAGAATCGGACCAAGGAACGAACATGATTATAACAGTGGTACAGAGAAATCCATTGAACGAGATCAAGGAATAAAGAATCGGACCAAGGAACGAACATGATTATAACAGTGGTACAGAGAAAGCCATTGAACGAGATCAAGGAATAAAGAATCGGACCAAGGAACGAACATGATTATAACAGTGGTACAGAGAAATCCATTGAACGAGATCAAGGAATAAAGAATCGGACCAAGGAACGAACATGATTATAACAGTGGTACAGAGAAATCCATTGAACGAGATCAAGGAATAGAGAATCGGACCAAGGAACGAACATGATTATAACAGTGGTACAGAGAAATCCATTGAACGAGATCAAGGAATAAAGAATCGGACCAAGGAACGAACATGATTATAACAGTGGTACAGAGAAAGCCATTGAACGAGATCAAGGAATAGAGAATCGGACCAAGGAACGAACATGATTATAACAATGGTACAGAGAAATCCATTGAACGAGATCAAGGAATAAAGAATCGGACCAAGGAACGAACATGATTATAACAGTGGTACAGAGAAATCCATTGAACGAGATCAAGGAATAGAGAATCGGACCAAGGAACGAACATGATTATAACAGTGGTACAGAGAAATCCATTGAACGAGATCAAGGAATAAAGAATCGGACCAAGGAACGAACATGATTATAACAGTGGTACAGAGAAATCCATTGAACGAGATCAAGGAATAAAGAATCGGACCAAGGAACGAACATGATTATAACAGTGGTACAGAGAAATCCATTGAACGAGATCAAGGAATAGAGAATCGGAACAAGGAACGAAAGAccgtgataaaaaaaaagagaaatccaTAAAACGAGATCAAGGAACAGAAAatcgaaacaaaaagaaaggaaaagaacatcataaaaaaagacagatatCCAGAAGACAAGATCAAGGAACACAGAAGCGaaacaaaacgaaaggaaaagaacataataaaaaagagagaaatccaTAAAACGAGATCAAGGAATAAAGAAGCgatacaaaaggaaaggaaataatataataagaaaagaaaacagatatCCAGAAgacgagataaaggaacaaagaagcgaaacaataaagaaaggaaaagaacataataaaaaagagagaaatccaTAAAACGAGATCAAGGAATAAAGAAGCgatacaaaaggaaaggaaataatataataagaaaagaaaacagatatCCAGAAgacgagataaaggaacaaagaagcgaaacaaaaagaaaggaaaagaacataataaaaaaagagagaaatccaTAAAACGACATCAAGGAACAaagaaca encodes the following:
- the LOC127000338 gene encoding tropomodulin-1-like isoform X2: MLSYVEDSRRTHTVTITKMKTTKEMATTKLFGKDLSQYEELDIDDILEQLSPEELEMLAGEVDPDDSLIPPSERNSYKCSKEATGPLDRKKLIDHINDQAINEPDRPDLVPYVAGTVRGKKWVPPPPPEPQEDDDAVAQEVEVDLDEEFASVLNTATEDEIVDLAAILGFHSMMNQEQYHASLLNKGRPLGVGWGGITKATKFKALPVEPPNDTDVEDSIKKVKDDDSNCKDLNFNNIRNISDEQLKRLFEALESNTKLESLSMANVALSDRHLDPLCNALSQNNALRTLNLETNNISPAGIVRIMESLLKTHCVEEVRLANQRASVLGNKIEMQLTEIIEQNPSVLRVGIHFEFNDARNRVSKHLQKNLDTFRVGVRVRRASRKVATEGASLSFVLPSTASPPASPLPYSPYPQDKPHAPPAFNGGGQRGQEQDYEDDEEDFDSNEE
- the LOC127000338 gene encoding tropomodulin-1-like isoform X1, producing the protein MELEITQRTVSHKVTKVTRNEEFYKASKPHEMATTKLFGKDLSQYEELDIDDILEQLSPEELEMLAGEVDPDDSLIPPSERNSYKCSKEATGPLDRKKLIDHINDQAINEPDRPDLVPYVAGTVRGKKWVPPPPPEPQEDDDAVAQEVEVDLDEEFASVLNTATEDEIVDLAAILGFHSMMNQEQYHASLLNKGRPLGVGWGGITKATKFKALPVEPPNDTDVEDSIKKVKDDDSNCKDLNFNNIRNISDEQLKRLFEALESNTKLESLSMANVALSDRHLDPLCNALSQNNALRTLNLETNNISPAGIVRIMESLLKTHCVEEVRLANQRASVLGNKIEMQLTEIIEQNPSVLRVGIHFEFNDARNRVSKHLQKNLDTFRVGVRVRRASRKVATEGASLSFVLPSTASPPASPLPYSPYPQDKPHAPPAFNGGGQRGQEQDYEDDEEDFDSNEE
- the LOC127000338 gene encoding tropomodulin-like isoform X3, whose protein sequence is MSQNRITTFGEPPNTNEMATTKLFGKDLSQYEELDIDDILEQLSPEELEMLAGEVDPDDSLIPPSERNSYKCSKEATGPLDRKKLIDHINDQAINEPDRPDLVPYVAGTVRGKKWVPPPPPEPQEDDDAVAQEVEVDLDEEFASVLNTATEDEIVDLAAILGFHSMMNQEQYHASLLNKGRPLGVGWGGITKATKFKALPVEPPNDTDVEDSIKKVKDDDSNCKDLNFNNIRNISDEQLKRLFEALESNTKLESLSMANVALSDRHLDPLCNALSQNNALRTLNLETNNISPAGIVRIMESLLKTHCVEEVRLANQRASVLGNKIEMQLTEIIEQNPSVLRVGIHFEFNDARNRVSKHLQKNLDTFRVGVRVRRASRKVATEGASLSFVLPSTASPPASPLPYSPYPQDKPHAPPAFNGGGQRGQEQDYEDDEEDFDSNEE
- the LOC127000338 gene encoding tropomodulin-1-like isoform X5, which gives rise to MELEITQRTVSHKVTKVTRNEEFYKASKPHEMATTKLFGKDLSQYEELDIDDILEQLSPEELEMLAGEVDPDDSLIPPSERNSYKCSKEATGPLDRKKLIDHINDQAINEPDRPDLVPYVAGTVRGKKWVPPPPPEPQEDDDAVAQEVEVDLDEEFASVLNTATEDEIVDLAAILGFHSMMNQEQYHASLLNKGRPLGVGWGGITKATKFKALPVEPPNDTDVEDSIKKVKDDDSNCKDLNFNNIRNISDEQLKRLFEALESNTKLESLSMANVALSDRHLDPLCNALSQNNALRTLNLETNNISPAGIVRIMESLLKTHCVEEVRLANQRASVLGNKIEMQLTEIIEQNPSVLRVGIHFEFNDARNRVSKHLQKNLDTFREVRMGLKSRNCAVGFPLLPAFMRLPRDDIDDE
- the LOC127000338 gene encoding tropomodulin-1-like isoform X6; translation: MELEITQRTVSHKVTKVTRNEEFYKASKPHEMATTKLFGKDLSQYEELDIDDILEQLSPEELEMLAGEVDPDDSLIPPSERNSYKCSKEATGPLDRKKLIDHINDQAINEPDRPDLVPYVAGTVRGKKWVPPPPPEPQEDDDAVAQEVEVDLDEEFASVLNTATEDEIVDLAAILGFHSMMNQEQYHASLLNKGRPLGVGWGGITKATKFKALPVEPPNDTDVEDSIKKVKDDDSNCKDLNFNNIRNISDEQLKRLFEALESNTKLESLSMANVALSDRHLDPLCNALSQNNALRTLNLETNNISPAGIVRIMESLLKTHCVEEVRLANQRASVLGNKIEMQLTEIIEQNPSVLRVGIHFEFNDARNRVSKHLQKNLDTCCRVLLRGGPSLGPLPPSAEQSMGQGTRA
- the LOC127000338 gene encoding tropomodulin-1-like isoform X4, producing MATTKLFGKDLSQYEELDIDDILEQLSPEELEMLAGEVDPDDSLIPPSERNSYKCSKEATGPLDRKKLIDHINDQAINEPDRPDLVPYVAGTVRGKKWVPPPPPEPQEDDDAVAQEVEVDLDEEFASVLNTATEDEIVDLAAILGFHSMMNQEQYHASLLNKGRPLGVGWGGITKATKFKALPVEPPNDTDVEDSIKKVKDDDSNCKDLNFNNIRNISDEQLKRLFEALESNTKLESLSMANVALSDRHLDPLCNALSQNNALRTLNLETNNISPAGIVRIMESLLKTHCVEEVRLANQRASVLGNKIEMQLTEIIEQNPSVLRVGIHFEFNDARNRVSKHLQKNLDTFRVGVRVRRASRKVATEGASLSFVLPSTASPPASPLPYSPYPQDKPHAPPAFNGGGQRGQEQDYEDDEEDFDSNEE
- the LOC127000338 gene encoding tropomodulin-like isoform X7, giving the protein MELEITQRTVSHKVTKVTRNEEFYKASKPHEMATTKLFGKDLSQYEELDIDDILEQLSPEELEMLAGEVDPDDSLIPPSERNSYKCSKEATGPLDRKKLIDHINDQAINEPDRPDLVPYVAGTVRGKKWVPPPPPEPQEDDDAVAQEVEVDLDEEFASVLNTATEDEIVDLAAILGFHSMMNQEQYHASLLNKGRPLGVGWGGITKATKFKALPVEPPNDTDVEDSIKKVKDDDSNCKDLNFNNIRNISDEQLKRLFEALESNTKLESLSMANVALSDRHLDPLCNALSQNNALRTLNLETNNISPAGIVRIMESLLKTHCVEEVRLANQRASVLGNKIEMQLTEIIEQNPSVLRVGIHFEFNDARNRVSKHLQKNLDTFRLSRLGASGTH